Proteins encoded in a region of the Sander lucioperca isolate FBNREF2018 chromosome 18, SLUC_FBN_1.2, whole genome shotgun sequence genome:
- the grm1b gene encoding metabotropic glutamate receptor 1b isoform X5, with the protein MLNMIYLTAVSILYLPVLLYEAFVLSNGKYERSVVPSSASRLVARMDGDIIIGALFSVHHQPSAEKVAERKCGEVREQYGIQRVEAMFHALDRINSDPNLLPNITLGCEIRDSCWHSSVALEQSIEFIRDSLISIRDDRDGSRWCIEGVPSSQPPTTKKPIAGVIGPGSSSVAIQVQNLLQLFNIPQIAYSATSIDLSDKTLFKYFLRVVPSDTLQARALLDIVKRYNWTYVSAVHTEGNYGESGMEVFKELASQDGICIAHSDKIYSNAGEKHFDRLLRKLRERLPKARVVVCFCEGMTVRGLLMAMRRLGVAGEFLLIGSDGWADRVEVVEGYEQEAVGGITVKLQSKEVSSFDDYFLKLKLSTNTRNPWFPEFWQYRFQCRLPGHPLENLNYARNCTEDDDLELQDGYESLEDNYVQDSKMGFVINAIYAMAHGLQDMHTILCPGHVGLCENMKPVDGSHLLDFLLKTSFTGVSGEDIWFDENGDSPGRYEIKNFQQVEPGVYDYINIGSWHEGLLSLDDELMHMNRSDVVRSVCSEPCSKGEIKVIRKGEVSCCWICTDCKDNEIVQDEFTCKACELGWWPDEELEGCEQIPLRYLEWSNPESIIQVVFACLGILVTSFVAFIFVLYRDTPVVKSSSRELCYIILAGIFLGYLCPFTLIARPTVASCYLQRLLVGLSAAMCYSALVTKTNRIARILAGSKKKICTRKPRFMSAWAQVVIASILISVQLTLEITLIILEPPEPIKSYPSIKEVFLICNTSNVGVVAPLGYNGLLIMSCTYYAFKTRNVPANFNEAKYIAFTMYTTCIIWLAFVPIYFGSNYKIITTSFSVSLSVTVALGCMFTPKMYIIIAKPERNVRSAFTTSDAVRMHVGDGKIACRSNSLLNMFKRKKNTGNGRDTCCKV; encoded by the exons ATGTTGAATATGATTTACCTGACTGCTGTGAGCATCTTGTACTTGCCTGTTTTACTGTATGAGGCATTTGTGTTGTCTAATGGAAAGTACGAGAGGTCCGTGGTGCCGAGCTCTGCCTCTCGCCTGGTGGCGAGGATGGACGGGGATATTATAATCGGTGCCCTCTTCTCTGTTCACCACCAACCCTCCGCTGAGAAGGTGGCAGAGAGGAAATGTGGAGAAGTCCGTGAGCAGTACGGCATCCAAAGAGTGGAGGCCATGTTCCACGCCTTGGATCGGATTAACTCGGACCCAAACCTGTTGCCCAACATCACCCTGGGCTGTGAGATCAGGGACTCCTGCTGGCATTCCTCGGTGGCTCTGGAGCAGAGCATCGAGTTCATACGAGACTCTCTCATCTCCATCCGGGACGACAGGGACGGGTCCAGGTGGTGCATCGAGGGGGTGCCCTCCAGTCAGCCACCGACAACCAAGAAGCCCATAGCGGGGGTCATCGGGCCCGGCTCCAGCTCAGTCGCAATTCAAGTTCAAAACCTTCTGCAGCTGTTCAACATCCCGCAGATCGCCTATTCTGCAACCAGTATCGACCTCAGTGACAAGACATTATTTAAGTACTTCCTCAGAGTCGTGCCCTCAGACACTCTTCAGGCCAGGGCCCTCCTGGACATCGTCAAACGATACAACTGGACTTATGTGTCTGCAGTGCACACAGAGG GTAACTACGGGGAGAGTGGGATGGAGGTGTTCAAAGAGCTCGCCTCACAGGACGGCATCTGCATCGCCCACTCTGACAAGATCTACAGCAACGCTGGGGAGAAGCACTTTGACAGGCTGCTGAGGAAGCTGCGTGAGCGTCTGCCTAAAGCCCGAGTTGTTGTCTGCTTCTGTGAAGGCATGACGGTCCGAGGGCTGCTCATGGCCATGAGACGGCTCGGAGTAGCCGGAGAGTTCCTCCTAATTGGCAG TGATGGCTGGGCCGACAGAGTCGAGGTGGTGGAGGGATACGAACAGGAGGCTGTGGGCGGCATCACGGTGAAGCTGCAGTCTAAAGAGGTCTCCTCCTTCGATGACTACTTCCTGAAGCTCAAGCTCAGCACCAACACCCGCAATCCGTGGTTCCCCGAGTTCTGGCAGTACCGCTTCCAGTGCCGCCTTCCCGGACACCCGCTAGAGAACCTGAATTATGCACGAAACTGCACAG AGGATGATGATCTAG AACTCCAAGACG GTTATGAAAGTCTGGAGGACAACTACGTTCAAGACAGCAAGATGGGCTTCGTCATCAATGCCATCTACGCCATGGCCCACGGGCTGCAAGACATGCACACTATTCTCTGCCCTGGGCATGTGGGGCTCTGTGAAAACATGAAGCCTGTCGATGGCAGCCACTTACTGGACTTTCTGCTTAAGACCTCCTTCACAGGTGTTTCTGGAGAAGACATTTGGTTTGATGAGAATGGCGACTCACCCGGGAG GTACGAGATTAAGAACTTCCAGCAAGTGGAGCCTGGTGTTTATGACTACATCAACATTGGCTCCTGGCATGAGGGTCTTCTCAGTCTGGATGACGAACTGATGCATATGAACCGCAGTGACGTGGTCCGCTCTGTCTGCAGTGAGCCCTGCTCCAAAGGAGAGATCAAG GTGATCAGGAAGGGAGAAGTGAGCTGCTGCTGGATCTGCACTGATTGTAAGGACAACGAGATCGTCCAGGACGAGTTCACATGTAAGGCCTGTGAGCTGGGCTGGTGGCCAGATGAAGAACTGGAAG GCTGTGAGCAAATTCCTCTGCGCTACCTGGAGTGGAGCAATCCAGAGTCCATTATCCAGGTGGTTTTTGCCTGTCTGGGAATCCTGGTCACGTCATTTGTTGCCTTCATCTTTGTCTTATATCGTGACACGCCTGTGGTCAAATCCTCCAGCCGTGAGCTCTGCTACATCATCCTCGCAGGGATCTTCTTGGGCTATCTGTGTCCCTTCACCCTTATCGCCCGTCCCACCGTGGCCTCCTGCTACCTCCAGAGGCTGCTTGTTGGACTCTCAGCTGCCATGTGCTACTCCGCTCTGGTAACCAAAACCAACCGTATTGCCCGTATTCTGGCGGGCAGCAAGAAGAAGATTTGCACCAGGAAACCGAGATTCATGAGTGCTTGGGCTCAAGTGGTCATTGCCTCCATCCTGATCAGTGTCCAGCTCACCTTGGAGATTACCCTCATCATCTTGGAGCCTCCTGAACCCATCAAATCCTACCCCAGCATCAAAGAAGTTTTCCTCATCTGCAACACCAGCAACGTGGGTGTTGTGGCCCCTCTCGGCTACAACGGCTTGCTCATCATGAGCTGCACCTATTATGCCTTCAAGACCCGCAACGTTCCTGCAAATTTCAACGAAGCCAAATACATCGCCTTCACCATGTACACCACGTGTATAATATGGCTGGCGTTTGTGCCAATCTACTTTGGCAGCAACTACAAGATTATCACCACGTCTTTCTCTGTAAGCCTCAGTGTGACTGTAGCTTTGGGCTGTATGTTCACCCCAAAGATGTACATCATCATTGCCAAACCTGAGCGGAACGTGCGCAGCGCGTTCACCACCTCTGACGCTGTGCGCATGCACGTCGGCGATGGCAAAATTGCCTGCCGAAGCAACAGCCTGCTCAACATGTTCAAAAGGAAGAAGAACACTGGAAACGGCAG ggacacctgtTGTAAAGTGTGA
- the grm1b gene encoding metabotropic glutamate receptor 1b isoform X4 yields the protein MLNMIYLTAVSILYLPVLLYEAFVLSNGKYERSVVPSSASRLVARMDGDIIIGALFSVHHQPSAEKVAERKCGEVREQYGIQRVEAMFHALDRINSDPNLLPNITLGCEIRDSCWHSSVALEQSIEFIRDSLISIRDDRDGSRWCIEGVPSSQPPTTKKPIAGVIGPGSSSVAIQVQNLLQLFNIPQIAYSATSIDLSDKTLFKYFLRVVPSDTLQARALLDIVKRYNWTYVSAVHTEGNYGESGMEVFKELASQDGICIAHSDKIYSNAGEKHFDRLLRKLRERLPKARVVVCFCEGMTVRGLLMAMRRLGVAGEFLLIGSDGWADRVEVVEGYEQEAVGGITVKLQSKEVSSFDDYFLKLKLSTNTRNPWFPEFWQYRFQCRLPGHPLENLNYARNCTEDDDLELQDGYESLEDNYVQDSKMGFVINAIYAMAHGLQDMHTILCPGHVGLCENMKPVDGSHLLDFLLKTSFTGVSGEDIWFDENGDSPGRYEIKNFQQVEPGVYDYINIGSWHEGLLSLDDELMHMNRSDVVRSVCSEPCSKGEIKVIRKGEVSCCWICTDCKDNEIVQDEFTCKACELGWWPDEELEGCEQIPLRYLEWSNPESIIQVVFACLGILVTSFVAFIFVLYRDTPVVKSSSRELCYIILAGIFLGYLCPFTLIARPTVASCYLQRLLVGLSAAMCYSALVTKTNRIARILAGSKKKICTRKPRFMSAWAQVVIASILISVQLTLEITLIILEPPEPIKSYPSIKEVFLICNTSNVGVVAPLGYNGLLIMSCTYYAFKTRNVPANFNEAKYIAFTMYTTCIIWLAFVPIYFGSNYKIITTSFSVSLSVTVALGCMFTPKMYIIIAKPERNVRSAFTTSDAVRMHVGDGKIACRSNSLLNMFKRKKNTGNGRCKTSSKRGSHVAQTVSAREETGSRFQSDGCHQTLN from the exons ATGTTGAATATGATTTACCTGACTGCTGTGAGCATCTTGTACTTGCCTGTTTTACTGTATGAGGCATTTGTGTTGTCTAATGGAAAGTACGAGAGGTCCGTGGTGCCGAGCTCTGCCTCTCGCCTGGTGGCGAGGATGGACGGGGATATTATAATCGGTGCCCTCTTCTCTGTTCACCACCAACCCTCCGCTGAGAAGGTGGCAGAGAGGAAATGTGGAGAAGTCCGTGAGCAGTACGGCATCCAAAGAGTGGAGGCCATGTTCCACGCCTTGGATCGGATTAACTCGGACCCAAACCTGTTGCCCAACATCACCCTGGGCTGTGAGATCAGGGACTCCTGCTGGCATTCCTCGGTGGCTCTGGAGCAGAGCATCGAGTTCATACGAGACTCTCTCATCTCCATCCGGGACGACAGGGACGGGTCCAGGTGGTGCATCGAGGGGGTGCCCTCCAGTCAGCCACCGACAACCAAGAAGCCCATAGCGGGGGTCATCGGGCCCGGCTCCAGCTCAGTCGCAATTCAAGTTCAAAACCTTCTGCAGCTGTTCAACATCCCGCAGATCGCCTATTCTGCAACCAGTATCGACCTCAGTGACAAGACATTATTTAAGTACTTCCTCAGAGTCGTGCCCTCAGACACTCTTCAGGCCAGGGCCCTCCTGGACATCGTCAAACGATACAACTGGACTTATGTGTCTGCAGTGCACACAGAGG GTAACTACGGGGAGAGTGGGATGGAGGTGTTCAAAGAGCTCGCCTCACAGGACGGCATCTGCATCGCCCACTCTGACAAGATCTACAGCAACGCTGGGGAGAAGCACTTTGACAGGCTGCTGAGGAAGCTGCGTGAGCGTCTGCCTAAAGCCCGAGTTGTTGTCTGCTTCTGTGAAGGCATGACGGTCCGAGGGCTGCTCATGGCCATGAGACGGCTCGGAGTAGCCGGAGAGTTCCTCCTAATTGGCAG TGATGGCTGGGCCGACAGAGTCGAGGTGGTGGAGGGATACGAACAGGAGGCTGTGGGCGGCATCACGGTGAAGCTGCAGTCTAAAGAGGTCTCCTCCTTCGATGACTACTTCCTGAAGCTCAAGCTCAGCACCAACACCCGCAATCCGTGGTTCCCCGAGTTCTGGCAGTACCGCTTCCAGTGCCGCCTTCCCGGACACCCGCTAGAGAACCTGAATTATGCACGAAACTGCACAG AGGATGATGATCTAG AACTCCAAGACG GTTATGAAAGTCTGGAGGACAACTACGTTCAAGACAGCAAGATGGGCTTCGTCATCAATGCCATCTACGCCATGGCCCACGGGCTGCAAGACATGCACACTATTCTCTGCCCTGGGCATGTGGGGCTCTGTGAAAACATGAAGCCTGTCGATGGCAGCCACTTACTGGACTTTCTGCTTAAGACCTCCTTCACAGGTGTTTCTGGAGAAGACATTTGGTTTGATGAGAATGGCGACTCACCCGGGAG GTACGAGATTAAGAACTTCCAGCAAGTGGAGCCTGGTGTTTATGACTACATCAACATTGGCTCCTGGCATGAGGGTCTTCTCAGTCTGGATGACGAACTGATGCATATGAACCGCAGTGACGTGGTCCGCTCTGTCTGCAGTGAGCCCTGCTCCAAAGGAGAGATCAAG GTGATCAGGAAGGGAGAAGTGAGCTGCTGCTGGATCTGCACTGATTGTAAGGACAACGAGATCGTCCAGGACGAGTTCACATGTAAGGCCTGTGAGCTGGGCTGGTGGCCAGATGAAGAACTGGAAG GCTGTGAGCAAATTCCTCTGCGCTACCTGGAGTGGAGCAATCCAGAGTCCATTATCCAGGTGGTTTTTGCCTGTCTGGGAATCCTGGTCACGTCATTTGTTGCCTTCATCTTTGTCTTATATCGTGACACGCCTGTGGTCAAATCCTCCAGCCGTGAGCTCTGCTACATCATCCTCGCAGGGATCTTCTTGGGCTATCTGTGTCCCTTCACCCTTATCGCCCGTCCCACCGTGGCCTCCTGCTACCTCCAGAGGCTGCTTGTTGGACTCTCAGCTGCCATGTGCTACTCCGCTCTGGTAACCAAAACCAACCGTATTGCCCGTATTCTGGCGGGCAGCAAGAAGAAGATTTGCACCAGGAAACCGAGATTCATGAGTGCTTGGGCTCAAGTGGTCATTGCCTCCATCCTGATCAGTGTCCAGCTCACCTTGGAGATTACCCTCATCATCTTGGAGCCTCCTGAACCCATCAAATCCTACCCCAGCATCAAAGAAGTTTTCCTCATCTGCAACACCAGCAACGTGGGTGTTGTGGCCCCTCTCGGCTACAACGGCTTGCTCATCATGAGCTGCACCTATTATGCCTTCAAGACCCGCAACGTTCCTGCAAATTTCAACGAAGCCAAATACATCGCCTTCACCATGTACACCACGTGTATAATATGGCTGGCGTTTGTGCCAATCTACTTTGGCAGCAACTACAAGATTATCACCACGTCTTTCTCTGTAAGCCTCAGTGTGACTGTAGCTTTGGGCTGTATGTTCACCCCAAAGATGTACATCATCATTGCCAAACCTGAGCGGAACGTGCGCAGCGCGTTCACCACCTCTGACGCTGTGCGCATGCACGTCGGCGATGGCAAAATTGCCTGCCGAAGCAACAGCCTGCTCAACATGTTCAAAAGGAAGAAGAACACTGGAAACGGCAG GTGCAAGACATCCTCCAAAAGGGGATCACACGTGGCACAGACTGTCAGTGCACGTGAAGAGACAGGAAGCAGGTTCCAATCAGATGGCTGTCATCAAACCCTTAACTAA